In the genome of Hymenobacter cellulosivorans, one region contains:
- a CDS encoding 16S rRNA (uracil(1498)-N(3))-methyltransferase yields the protein MPHTFYAPDLVGPTYTLPEDESKHAVRVLRLGSADAVVLVDGRGGVFQAEVADANPKRCQLRVTQTEQIARRPYFVHVAVAPTKNLDRMEWLVEKAVEIGVERITFLRGSRSERRELKLERLEKIAVSALKQSGQAWLPQLDELTDFAAFIPTVEPATTFIAHLEEGERTALSHVAAQGAGCCVLIGPEGDFTPQEIELARQRGIRPVTLGVSRLRTETAALAAVHTVHVVRELGA from the coding sequence ATGCCCCACACCTTCTACGCCCCCGACCTCGTCGGACCGACCTACACCCTGCCCGAAGACGAAAGCAAGCACGCCGTGCGGGTCCTGCGCCTGGGTTCCGCCGACGCCGTCGTGCTGGTGGATGGCCGCGGTGGTGTATTCCAGGCCGAGGTGGCTGATGCCAACCCCAAACGCTGCCAGCTGCGCGTGACACAAACCGAGCAGATAGCCCGCCGCCCCTACTTTGTGCACGTGGCCGTGGCACCTACTAAAAACCTGGACCGGATGGAGTGGCTGGTTGAAAAGGCGGTGGAAATTGGGGTAGAGCGGATTACGTTTTTGCGCGGCAGCCGCTCGGAGCGGCGGGAGCTAAAGCTGGAGCGCTTGGAGAAAATTGCGGTCAGTGCCCTCAAGCAATCGGGCCAGGCCTGGCTGCCCCAGCTCGATGAGCTAACTGATTTTGCCGCCTTCATCCCGACCGTGGAGCCCGCTACCACCTTTATTGCTCACCTGGAAGAAGGCGAAAGAACCGCTTTATCCCACGTAGCGGCGCAGGGAGCGGGCTGCTGCGTGCTCATCGGCCCCGAAGGCGACTTTACCCCGCAGGAAATCGAATTGGCCCGGCAGCGCGGCATCCGCCCCGTGACGCTGGGAGTTTCCCGGCTGCGCACCGAAACGGCCGCTCTGGCGGCAGTGCACACGGTGCACGTGGTGCGGGAACTAGGCGCGTAA
- a CDS encoding MBL fold metallo-hydrolase: protein MTVHTLDTGLFKLDGGAMFGVVPKSMWQKLNPPDANNMCTWAMRCLLIEDGNRLLLVDNGIGDKQDEKFRGHFYLHGDDTLEKSLRQRGFTSADITDVFLTHLHFDHCGGSVVRSADGKLDPAFPNATYWSNEAHWDWAVQPNPREKASFLKENILPIQESGHLRFVDPAVGVPAELSQLREIVFADGHTEKMMVPLVDYKGRKLAFMADLLPSTGHIPLPYVMSYDMRPLVTMTEKEAVLRRAADENWVLLLEHDPTVPCCTVQHTEKGVRLAETFRLEDL from the coding sequence ATGACGGTTCATACCCTCGATACCGGCCTGTTCAAGCTCGATGGCGGCGCTATGTTTGGCGTAGTACCCAAATCCATGTGGCAGAAGCTCAACCCACCCGACGCCAACAACATGTGTACCTGGGCCATGCGCTGTTTGCTCATCGAGGACGGCAACCGCCTGCTGCTGGTCGACAACGGCATTGGTGACAAGCAGGACGAGAAGTTCCGGGGCCATTTCTACCTGCACGGCGACGATACCCTGGAAAAGTCGCTGCGGCAGCGGGGCTTCACTTCGGCCGACATTACCGACGTATTTCTGACCCACCTGCACTTCGACCACTGCGGCGGCTCGGTGGTGCGCTCCGCCGACGGCAAGCTGGATCCGGCCTTCCCCAACGCGACGTACTGGAGCAACGAGGCCCACTGGGACTGGGCCGTGCAGCCCAACCCCCGGGAAAAAGCCAGCTTCCTGAAGGAAAACATCCTGCCCATCCAGGAGAGCGGCCATCTGCGCTTTGTAGACCCCGCTGTGGGCGTGCCGGCTGAATTGTCACAGCTGCGGGAAATTGTGTTTGCCGACGGCCATACCGAGAAGATGATGGTGCCCCTGGTGGACTACAAAGGTCGGAAACTGGCGTTTATGGCCGATTTGCTGCCTTCTACGGGGCACATTCCGCTGCCCTACGTGATGAGCTACGATATGCGCCCCCTGGTGACGATGACCGAGAAGGAAGCCGTGCTGCGCCGGGCCGCCGACGAAAACTGGGTGCTGCTGCTGGAGCATGACCCTACGGTGCCTTGCTGCACGGTGCAGCACACCGAAAAAGGTGTGCGCCTGGCCGAAACCTTCCGCCTCGAAGACCTGTAG
- the pckA gene encoding phosphoenolpyruvate carboxykinase (ATP) encodes MDTAATTSLRNRLQPLGFSQTGEVHLNLTPAELVEHALRRGEGTLTDTGALMADTGKFTGRSPKDRFVVKDANTADSVWWGDINIAFDADKFDQLHTKMVNYLADKELYVREAYAGANPDYQLKLRVVNELAWHNLFCYNMFLRPEEGADTSWLPDFTIICAPGFEADPAVDGTRQANFAILNFTKKMILIGGTGYAGEMKKGIFGVLNYLLPHEHNTLSMHCSANVGEDGDTAVFFGLSGTGKTTLSADPNRGLIGDDEHGWTPDAGIFNFEGGCYAKVIDLSREKEPQIWDAIKFGSIVENTRFIPGTHTVDYANKSVTENTRTAYPINYIDNAIEPSVADAPKNIFFLTADAFGVLPPISKLDKSHAMYHFMSGYTAKVAGTEMGITEPQTTFSACFGAVFLPLHPTKYAEMLGQKMDENPDVNVWLINTGWTGGSYGVGSRMKLGYTRAMITAALNGELNDVTFTKHPIFGVEVPAAVPGVPTDILDPRNTWADKEAYDKTAASLADKFVNNFQKYADFANEEILAGAPKVAEVTA; translated from the coding sequence ATGGACACTGCCGCTACTACCTCTCTCCGCAATCGTTTGCAGCCGCTCGGATTCTCCCAAACCGGTGAAGTGCACCTTAACCTAACGCCGGCAGAGCTTGTTGAGCATGCTCTGCGCCGCGGTGAAGGCACCCTCACCGACACGGGCGCCCTGATGGCCGACACCGGCAAGTTCACCGGCCGCTCACCCAAGGACCGCTTCGTCGTGAAAGACGCCAACACGGCTGACTCCGTATGGTGGGGCGACATCAACATTGCCTTCGACGCCGACAAGTTTGACCAGCTCCACACCAAAATGGTGAACTATCTGGCCGACAAGGAGCTGTACGTGCGGGAAGCCTACGCCGGCGCCAATCCCGATTACCAACTTAAGCTTCGCGTGGTGAATGAGCTGGCGTGGCATAACCTGTTTTGCTACAACATGTTCCTGCGTCCCGAAGAAGGCGCCGACACTTCGTGGCTGCCGGACTTCACTATCATCTGCGCCCCCGGCTTCGAAGCCGATCCGGCTGTAGATGGTACGCGCCAAGCCAACTTCGCCATCCTGAACTTCACCAAGAAGATGATTCTGATTGGGGGTACGGGCTACGCTGGCGAGATGAAGAAGGGCATTTTCGGGGTTCTGAACTACCTGTTGCCCCACGAGCACAACACGCTGAGCATGCACTGCTCGGCCAACGTAGGCGAGGATGGCGACACAGCCGTATTCTTCGGCCTGTCGGGTACGGGCAAAACGACCCTCTCGGCTGACCCCAACCGCGGCCTCATCGGCGACGACGAGCACGGCTGGACGCCCGACGCGGGCATCTTCAACTTCGAAGGCGGCTGCTACGCCAAGGTTATCGACCTGAGCCGCGAAAAGGAGCCCCAGATCTGGGATGCTATCAAGTTCGGCTCCATCGTGGAGAATACCCGCTTTATTCCCGGTACCCACACGGTAGACTACGCCAATAAGTCGGTGACGGAGAATACGCGCACGGCTTACCCCATCAACTACATCGACAACGCCATTGAGCCATCGGTAGCGGATGCGCCCAAGAACATTTTCTTCCTTACGGCCGATGCATTTGGCGTGCTGCCTCCCATCAGCAAGCTGGATAAGAGCCACGCCATGTACCACTTCATGAGCGGCTACACGGCTAAGGTAGCAGGTACCGAAATGGGCATTACTGAGCCCCAGACTACCTTCTCGGCTTGCTTTGGCGCCGTGTTCCTGCCCCTGCACCCCACTAAGTACGCCGAGATGCTGGGCCAGAAAATGGACGAGAACCCCGACGTGAATGTGTGGCTGATCAACACGGGCTGGACCGGGGGCTCCTACGGCGTGGGCTCACGCATGAAGCTGGGCTACACCCGGGCCATGATTACGGCTGCCCTGAACGGCGAGCTAAACGACGTGACCTTCACTAAGCACCCCATCTTCGGCGTGGAAGTTCCCGCCGCCGTACCGGGCGTGCCTACCGATATTCTGGACCCGCGCAACACCTGGGCCGACAAGGAAGCCTACGACAAAACTGCTGCTTCCCTGGCCGACAAGTTTGTCAATAACTTCCAGAAGTACGCCGACTTTGCCAACGAGGAAATCCTGGCCGGCGCACCGAAAGTAGCCGAGGTAACGGCTTAA
- a CDS encoding 1-acyl-sn-glycerol-3-phosphate acyltransferase, whose amino-acid sequence MMIAAPHTSNWDFMFARAAFYLMDVDVRFTVKKSWVDIPVLGKLMLALGALPVDRQKNNSLVDGMVQLFNEREELVILITPEGTRAYQPRWKKGFYFAAMGANVPILLGYLDYKNKEAGVGPAFWPTGDYEKDLEDIKAFYRTKTGRFPEKGVR is encoded by the coding sequence ATGATGATTGCCGCGCCCCACACCAGCAACTGGGACTTCATGTTTGCCCGCGCTGCCTTTTACCTGATGGACGTGGACGTGCGCTTTACGGTGAAAAAATCCTGGGTGGATATTCCCGTGCTGGGCAAGCTGATGCTGGCTTTGGGCGCGCTGCCCGTCGACCGGCAGAAAAATAACAGCCTTGTTGACGGCATGGTGCAGCTTTTCAACGAGCGGGAGGAACTGGTCATTCTCATCACCCCCGAAGGCACGCGCGCCTACCAGCCCCGCTGGAAAAAAGGCTTCTACTTCGCTGCCATGGGTGCCAATGTGCCGATTCTGCTCGGCTACCTCGACTATAAGAATAAGGAAGCCGGCGTGGGCCCTGCCTTCTGGCCCACCGGCGACTATGAAAAGGACCTGGAGGATATCAAGGCATTTTACCGCACCAAAACCGGCCGTTTCCCCGAAAAAGGGGTGCGGTAG
- a CDS encoding YdcF family protein, whose protein sequence is MKIRRLVYFATALLAAWFLLHTGFVVADGLTDTGERAEVGVILGNTVNPDGTLSERLRQRLNCGLHLYQKGRVQRLLVSGGLGKEGFYEGSKMREYLRQHGVPDSLIVVDNKGNTTGMTVQNTLRLQDSLGFRRLLAVSQYYHLTRTKMLFRKAGFTQISSVSPRYVELRDGYSLAREFVGFYQQLLF, encoded by the coding sequence ATGAAAATTCGCCGGCTAGTCTACTTTGCCACTGCTCTGCTGGCCGCCTGGTTCCTGTTGCATACCGGCTTTGTGGTAGCCGACGGCCTGACCGATACCGGGGAGCGGGCCGAAGTGGGCGTGATTCTGGGCAACACGGTCAACCCGGACGGTACCTTGTCGGAGCGGCTGCGGCAACGGCTGAACTGCGGCCTGCACCTCTATCAGAAGGGGCGGGTACAGCGGCTGCTCGTCAGCGGCGGGCTGGGCAAGGAGGGCTTTTATGAGGGCAGCAAGATGCGGGAATACCTGCGGCAGCACGGCGTGCCTGATTCGCTCATTGTCGTTGACAATAAGGGAAATACCACCGGGATGACGGTGCAGAACACCTTGCGTCTACAAGACAGCCTGGGCTTCCGCCGCCTGCTTGCGGTTTCTCAGTACTACCACCTGACGCGCACCAAAATGCTGTTTCGCAAGGCGGGTTTCACCCAAATCAGCAGCGTAAGCCCCCGGTACGTTGAGCTGCGGGATGGGTATTCACTGGCGCGGGAGTTCGTGGGCTTCTACCAGCAACTATTGTTTTAG
- a CDS encoding RtcB family protein has protein sequence MITGNDLLSLGLKPGKWFKEALEHINTHALEGEALHAYLDTVKPAPEIPLLTQAVPFHENISADSPVEQANIAYVRQSMQQLMRTPTVVAGAIMPDACPAGPLGTIPVGGIVVARNAIHPGMHSADICCSVMLTNLGKTAPKSVLDAAQQITHFGPGGRPEGQQFALPAEIEAEFRANPFLNSLRSLKFAHEHLGTQGDGNHFLYVGISRNTGDTVLVTHHGSRGPGAALYTQGMKVAERFRQAISPETAPPNAWIPGNSEEGKQYWAALQTIRKWTKQNHQCLHEAIATELGAAVQQRFWNEHNFVFRDGDLYYHAKGATPLDPKFMPDITGPRIIPLNMAQPILLVEGTTTENNLGFAPHGAGRNLSRTRHKYSKIGQTKEELFAEETQGIDARFFFNQIDISELPSAYKDAGEVQRQIQAFNLATIVDEIRPYGCIMAGDWEQDAPWRKKKLAKAAAALEAQGAADSQADASALAEG, from the coding sequence ATGATTACCGGTAATGATTTATTAAGCCTGGGTTTGAAGCCTGGCAAGTGGTTTAAAGAAGCTCTGGAGCATATCAATACGCACGCCCTGGAAGGCGAGGCCCTGCACGCCTATCTCGATACGGTGAAGCCCGCCCCGGAAATTCCGCTGCTAACCCAGGCGGTGCCCTTTCACGAGAACATCAGCGCCGACTCCCCCGTGGAGCAGGCCAACATTGCCTACGTCCGGCAGTCGATGCAGCAACTGATGCGCACGCCCACGGTGGTGGCCGGCGCCATCATGCCCGACGCCTGCCCGGCTGGCCCGCTGGGTACGATTCCGGTCGGGGGCATCGTGGTGGCCCGCAACGCCATTCACCCCGGTATGCACAGCGCCGACATCTGCTGCTCGGTGATGCTAACCAATCTGGGAAAAACGGCCCCCAAAAGCGTGCTGGACGCCGCCCAGCAGATTACCCATTTCGGCCCGGGCGGCCGCCCCGAGGGCCAGCAGTTTGCGCTGCCTGCCGAAATTGAAGCCGAATTTCGGGCTAACCCGTTTCTCAACTCGTTGCGCAGCCTCAAGTTTGCCCATGAGCATCTGGGTACTCAGGGCGACGGCAACCACTTTCTTTACGTGGGCATTTCGCGCAACACCGGCGACACGGTACTCGTGACTCACCACGGCTCCCGGGGCCCTGGCGCGGCATTGTACACCCAGGGTATGAAAGTAGCCGAACGATTCCGCCAAGCTATTTCGCCCGAAACCGCCCCGCCCAACGCCTGGATTCCTGGTAACTCGGAGGAAGGAAAGCAGTACTGGGCCGCGCTGCAAACCATCCGGAAATGGACCAAGCAAAATCACCAGTGCCTGCACGAGGCCATTGCCACGGAGCTGGGCGCGGCCGTGCAGCAGCGGTTCTGGAACGAGCACAACTTTGTGTTTCGCGACGGCGACCTGTACTACCACGCCAAAGGCGCCACGCCGCTCGACCCGAAATTCATGCCCGACATTACCGGCCCGCGCATTATTCCGCTGAACATGGCCCAGCCCATTCTGCTAGTGGAAGGCACAACTACGGAGAATAACCTGGGCTTTGCGCCCCACGGAGCCGGCCGCAATCTAAGCCGCACCCGCCACAAGTACAGCAAGATTGGGCAAACCAAGGAAGAACTGTTTGCCGAAGAAACCCAGGGCATCGACGCCCGATTTTTTTTCAACCAGATTGATATTTCCGAACTGCCCAGCGCCTATAAGGATGCCGGGGAAGTACAGCGGCAGATTCAGGCGTTCAACCTGGCCACCATCGTAGACGAAATTCGGCCCTACGGCTGCATCATGGCCGGCGACTGGGAGCAGGACGCGCCCTGGCGCAAGAAAAAGCTGGCCAAAGCCGCGGCAGCTTTAGAAGCGCAGGGCGCTGCTGATTCGCAAGCGGATGCGTCGGCGTTGGCTGAAGGTTGA
- a CDS encoding helix-turn-helix domain-containing protein — protein sequence MTTTALHTLYQELAPCTSLDLNTLLPGGIQREVGHFNVFDIADLWEPTQMRPATPYTCRSFYKISLLRSRSRAEYAQQAITIEPDALVFSTPKVSFEWWPAEPQQGQFCLFTAEFLLPVLGGRTPDELPLFRADGYPVFQLTPAESARATAIFSQMQEELASDYAHKYDLLRAYVLELLHLGQKRQPATALHPAHSAAARLSSRFVELLEQQFPLTTAQQRVPLRTAKDFADYLAVHVNHLNKVLKDSTGRTTTDLIGGRLVQEAKVLLQQSDWTLWEIADSLGFVDVAHFSHFFRRYAAMSPGAFRALKMALD from the coding sequence ATGACTACTACCGCGCTTCATACGCTCTACCAGGAGTTAGCTCCCTGTACCAGCCTCGATTTGAACACGCTGCTACCCGGCGGCATTCAGCGCGAAGTCGGCCATTTTAATGTGTTTGACATCGCCGACCTCTGGGAGCCTACCCAAATGCGCCCCGCCACCCCTTACACGTGCCGCTCATTCTACAAAATCAGCCTTTTGCGCAGCCGTAGCCGCGCCGAGTACGCCCAACAAGCTATTACCATTGAGCCCGATGCCCTGGTGTTTTCGACGCCCAAAGTATCGTTTGAGTGGTGGCCAGCCGAGCCGCAGCAAGGACAGTTTTGCCTGTTCACGGCCGAGTTTCTGCTGCCTGTGCTGGGGGGGCGCACCCCCGACGAGCTGCCCCTGTTCCGGGCTGACGGCTACCCCGTATTTCAGCTAACACCCGCCGAATCGGCGCGGGCAACGGCCATTTTTAGCCAGATGCAGGAGGAACTGGCCTCTGACTACGCCCACAAGTACGACCTGCTGCGGGCCTACGTGCTGGAATTGTTACACCTAGGCCAGAAGCGGCAGCCCGCCACTGCGCTGCACCCCGCCCACTCGGCGGCGGCTCGGCTGAGCTCGCGCTTTGTGGAGCTGCTGGAGCAGCAGTTTCCCCTGACTACGGCCCAGCAACGGGTTCCGCTGCGCACGGCTAAGGACTTTGCCGATTACCTGGCCGTGCACGTCAACCACCTCAACAAAGTGCTTAAGGACAGCACCGGCCGCACCACTACCGACCTCATCGGCGGGCGACTGGTGCAGGAAGCCAAGGTACTGCTCCAACAATCTGACTGGACGCTGTGGGAAATTGCCGACAGCCTGGGCTTCGTCGATGTAGCCCACTTTTCCCACTTCTTCCGCCGCTACGCCGCCATGAGTCCCGGTGCATTTCGGGCTCTGAAAATGGCGTTGGATTGA
- a CDS encoding patatin-like phospholipase family protein, with amino-acid sequence MRKLGLALSGGAARGIAHLGVLQALDELELPIGHIAGVSSGAIAGAFYAAGFPPRQIYQLLTDTRFVRLLRPSFRLGLVRLDLVEKLYQHYLGAAPTFAELKVPLTLVATDLTAGQTVYFQDGPLIPPLLGAAAVPIVCRPVEWQGQVLVDGGVMNNLPVEPLLLQSNLAVVGVHCNPMSPEAPLTTLREVGERTAYLAISMNVQPRLAQCAIVLEPPALQQYRVTDLRRASEIFNIGYAYTMTQAEALRQCLAEDFPAGQD; translated from the coding sequence ATGCGCAAGCTCGGATTGGCCTTGTCGGGAGGCGCCGCGCGCGGAATTGCCCATTTGGGCGTGCTCCAGGCTTTGGATGAGCTGGAATTACCCATCGGCCACATTGCCGGCGTCAGCTCCGGGGCCATTGCCGGGGCTTTCTACGCGGCGGGCTTTCCGCCCCGGCAGATTTACCAACTCCTGACCGACACCCGCTTCGTGCGCCTGCTGCGGCCCTCGTTTCGCCTGGGCCTGGTGCGCCTCGACTTGGTCGAAAAGCTCTACCAGCACTATTTGGGTGCCGCCCCGACTTTTGCCGAGCTCAAAGTGCCGCTCACGCTGGTAGCCACCGACTTAACGGCGGGCCAGACGGTATATTTTCAGGATGGACCGCTGATTCCGCCTTTGCTGGGGGCCGCGGCCGTGCCCATTGTGTGCCGGCCGGTGGAGTGGCAGGGGCAGGTATTGGTGGATGGAGGCGTGATGAACAACTTGCCCGTGGAGCCGTTGCTGCTGCAAAGCAATCTGGCCGTAGTGGGTGTGCACTGCAACCCGATGAGCCCCGAGGCGCCTTTGACGACCCTGCGGGAAGTAGGGGAGCGGACAGCGTATTTGGCTATTTCCATGAATGTGCAGCCCCGCCTGGCCCAGTGTGCCATCGTGCTGGAGCCGCCTGCGTTGCAGCAGTACCGCGTGACGGATTTGCGGCGGGCCAGTGAAATATTCAACATTGGCTATGCCTACACCATGACCCAGGCCGAAGCCCTACGCCAGTGCTTAGCCGAGGATTTCCCCGCGGGGCAGGATTGA
- a CDS encoding SDR family oxidoreductase has translation MTPKLKKLSAQTIVITGASSGIGLVTARMAAEKGAKLVLAARSENALRQLCEEINDQGGHATYVVADVSNQEDVRRVAQAAQAEFGGFDTWINDAGVSIYGKLEDIPVEDMRKLFETNVWGLIYGSLEATKHLKQRGGAIINIGSILSESTAILQTIYSASKHAVKGFTDGLRMELEMDEAPVVVTLIKPAAIDTPYPLHAKNYMEREAQHAPPAYAPETVARAILHCCEVPEREITVGGGGKMITSMATLAPRLLDKFMENVFAKQEKADYAPRPRNQNGLDHAAGRLEERGNYPGHTRESSYYTTATLHPLVTAAVAGAVGLGVAALVRKSRTGTGSATDAANLQESHSAQWVE, from the coding sequence ATGACACCCAAACTCAAAAAACTATCTGCTCAAACAATTGTCATTACCGGTGCCTCTTCGGGCATTGGCTTAGTGACGGCCCGTATGGCGGCCGAAAAAGGCGCGAAGCTAGTCTTGGCTGCCCGCAGTGAAAATGCGTTACGCCAGCTCTGTGAGGAAATCAACGACCAGGGCGGCCACGCCACTTATGTGGTAGCCGACGTGAGCAACCAGGAAGACGTGCGCCGCGTGGCCCAGGCCGCCCAGGCCGAGTTCGGCGGCTTCGATACCTGGATCAACGACGCGGGCGTATCTATCTACGGCAAGCTGGAGGATATCCCGGTCGAGGATATGCGCAAGCTGTTCGAAACCAACGTCTGGGGCCTGATTTACGGCTCCCTGGAAGCTACTAAGCACCTCAAGCAGCGGGGCGGCGCCATCATCAACATCGGCAGCATTCTGTCGGAAAGTACGGCCATTCTGCAAACCATCTATTCGGCCAGCAAGCACGCCGTGAAAGGCTTTACCGACGGCCTGCGCATGGAACTGGAAATGGACGAAGCCCCAGTGGTAGTAACCCTGATCAAGCCCGCCGCTATTGATACGCCTTATCCGCTGCACGCCAAAAACTACATGGAGCGCGAGGCTCAGCACGCTCCACCCGCCTACGCACCCGAAACCGTAGCCCGCGCCATTCTGCACTGCTGCGAAGTGCCCGAGCGCGAAATCACCGTCGGGGGCGGCGGCAAAATGATTACCAGCATGGCCACGCTCGCTCCGCGTTTGCTCGACAAATTCATGGAAAACGTGTTTGCCAAGCAGGAAAAAGCCGATTACGCCCCGCGCCCCCGCAACCAGAACGGCCTCGACCACGCCGCTGGCCGCCTGGAAGAGCGCGGCAACTACCCCGGTCATACCCGCGAAAGCAGCTACTACACCACTGCCACCCTGCACCCGCTGGTAACGGCCGCTGTAGCTGGGGCCGTAGGATTGGGTGTAGCCGCCCTGGTGCGCAAATCCCGCACCGGCACCGGCAGCGCTACCGACGCGGCGAACCTGCAAGAGTCGCACAGCGCCCAGTGGGTGGAATAA
- a CDS encoding DUF4159 domain-containing protein, translated as MLKNLLLPLLLLFSLTAAAPVPSFRIAKLHYGGGGDWYANKTSLPNLIRFCNQALKTNIAPDEAVVELDSPELFTYPFVHMTGHGNVAFTEAEAKNLRRYLTGGGFLHIDDNYGLDKFIRPEMKKVFPELEFVELPYSHPIYHQKYQFPKGLPKVHEHDGKRPQGFGLLYKGRLVCFYSFECDLGNGWEDVGTYDDPPAVHEAALRMGANLVTYALTQD; from the coding sequence ATGCTGAAAAACCTGCTGCTCCCGCTGCTCCTGCTTTTTTCCCTGACGGCCGCCGCGCCCGTGCCCAGCTTCCGCATCGCCAAGCTGCACTACGGTGGCGGGGGCGACTGGTACGCCAATAAAACCAGCCTGCCGAACCTGATCCGCTTCTGCAACCAGGCCCTCAAAACCAACATTGCCCCCGATGAAGCCGTGGTGGAGCTCGACTCGCCGGAGCTGTTCACCTATCCTTTCGTGCACATGACCGGCCACGGCAACGTAGCTTTCACCGAGGCCGAGGCCAAAAACCTGCGGCGCTACCTCACCGGCGGCGGCTTTCTGCACATCGACGACAACTACGGTCTCGACAAGTTTATCCGGCCCGAAATGAAGAAGGTATTTCCCGAACTGGAATTTGTGGAGCTGCCCTACTCCCACCCGATTTACCACCAAAAATATCAGTTTCCCAAGGGCTTACCCAAAGTACACGAGCACGACGGCAAGCGCCCTCAAGGCTTCGGCCTGCTCTATAAAGGTCGGCTGGTGTGCTTCTACAGCTTTGAGTGCGACCTGGGCAACGGCTGGGAAGACGTGGGCACTTACGACGACCCACCCGCTGTGCACGAGGCGGCCCTGCGCATGGGGGCTAACCTGGTGACGTACGCGCTGACCCAGGATTAG
- a CDS encoding SDR family NAD(P)-dependent oxidoreductase, translated as MRTSKIALLTGGSRGLGKDMALKLAQQGIDVVLTYRSQQAEAAAVVAEIEALGRRAVALPLNAADISTFDTFFAQVTTALADTFGTDRFDFLINNAGTSLTAPIAENTEAQFDEMLNIHFKGVYFLTQKALPFLRDGGRIINISSGTTRVAFAGSSAYASMKGAVEVFTRYLALELGSRGIAANVVAPGAVFGGGAMLDTPEIRAYVAQITALGRVAEPDDIGGIVAFLCSDAAGWLNGQRLEATGGMML; from the coding sequence ATGCGTACTTCCAAAATCGCCTTGCTCACCGGTGGCAGCCGGGGCCTGGGCAAAGACATGGCCCTGAAACTGGCCCAGCAGGGCATCGACGTTGTCCTGACCTACCGCAGCCAGCAAGCAGAAGCCGCCGCGGTAGTGGCCGAAATCGAAGCCCTGGGCCGCCGCGCCGTGGCCCTGCCGCTGAACGCCGCCGACATCAGCACGTTTGATACGTTTTTCGCCCAGGTCACCACAGCCCTAGCCGATACCTTTGGTACCGACCGGTTCGACTTTCTGATCAACAACGCTGGGACCAGCCTCACTGCCCCTATTGCCGAGAATACGGAGGCGCAGTTTGACGAAATGCTCAATATTCATTTTAAGGGCGTGTACTTCCTCACGCAAAAGGCGTTGCCGTTCCTGCGCGACGGGGGCCGGATTATTAATATTTCCTCCGGTACCACGCGGGTTGCTTTCGCCGGGAGCTCGGCCTACGCTAGCATGAAAGGCGCAGTGGAAGTATTCACGCGCTACCTGGCCCTGGAGCTCGGCAGTCGGGGCATTGCCGCCAATGTGGTAGCGCCTGGGGCCGTATTTGGGGGCGGAGCCATGCTGGATACGCCCGAAATCCGGGCCTATGTGGCCCAGATTACGGCCCTGGGCCGCGTGGCCGAGCCCGACGACATCGGGGGTATTGTCGCCTTCCTCTGCTCGGATGCCGCCGGGTGGCTCAATGGGCAGCGCCTCGAAGCAACGGGCGGAATGATGCTGTAG